A stretch of DNA from Lawsonibacter asaccharolyticus:
TGCGGTGCTGATGGAGAAGGAGAGCGGCGCTGTCCTCTACGAAAAAGACGCCCGCCAGAAGCTGGAGCCCGCCAGCGTCACCAAGATCATGACCCTGCTTCTCATCATGGAAGCCCTGGACAGCGGCCGCATTGCCCGGGACGACATGGTGACCGTCTCCGCTTATGCCGCCGGCATGGGCGGTTCCCAGGTCTACCTGAAGGAGGGGGAGCAGATGTCCGTCTCCGAGCTGCTCAAGTGCATCACTGTGGTCTCCGGCAATGACGCCGCTGTGGCCATGGCCGAGTATCTTTCCGGCAGCGAGGCCGACTTTGTTGCCGAGATGAACCTCCGGGCCCGTGAGCTGGGCATGGCTGACACCAACTTCGTCAACTGCACCGGCCTCCCCGCCCAGGGCCACCTCACCTCCGCTCACGACATCGCCCTCATGTCCCGGGAGCTGATCCTCAACCATCCCAGCATCCGGGAGTACACCACCATCTGGATGGACTCCATCCGGGACGGTGCCTTCGGTCTCACAAACACCAACCGTCTGGTCCGCTTCTATCAGGGAGCCACCGGCCTCAAGACCGGTTCCACCGATTCCGCCCTGTACTGCGTCTCCGCCACCGCCGAGCGGGACGGCATGGAACTCATCGCCGTGGTGATGAAGTCTCCCACCTCCGCTCAGCGCTTTGAAGACGCCAAAGCCCTTCTGGATTACGGCTTCGCCAACTATACGCTCGCCCGGGTCTATCCCGATGTCCCACTGGCCCCCGTGGAGGTGCTGCTGGGCACCACCGCCCAGGTCCAGCCTCAGTTGGAGCGGGAGTGTTCCCTCCTGGTCCGGAAGGGGGAGGAGGGCC
This window harbors:
- a CDS encoding D-alanyl-D-alanine carboxypeptidase, with the translated sequence MNRFLSLALAALLLAPCVSAADLPASAAPSGPETAAASAVLMEKESGAVLYEKDARQKLEPASVTKIMTLLLIMEALDSGRIARDDMVTVSAYAAGMGGSQVYLKEGEQMSVSELLKCITVVSGNDAAVAMAEYLSGSEADFVAEMNLRARELGMADTNFVNCTGLPAQGHLTSAHDIALMSRELILNHPSIREYTTIWMDSIRDGAFGLTNTNRLVRFYQGATGLKTGSTDSALYCVSATAERDGMELIAVVMKSPTSAQRFEDAKALLDYGFANYTLARVYPDVPLAPVEVLLGTTAQVQPQLERECSLLVRKGEEGLISTQIQLAQDLEAPVERGQKLGQMVVTVDGEVRDTIPIVASQQVDRLTIPGIFGKMFQRLLMAR